Proteins encoded in a region of the Methanobacterium petrolearium genome:
- a CDS encoding glycosyltransferase family 2 protein produces MNLKLSIIILNWNGWQDTIECLESVFQNNHPNYNVIVVDNDSNDESVQKIKEYCNGKIKIKSTFFRYDPNNKPLEILETEPDNNFQRKKIVESSSPTLFLIKNNKNEGFAEGNNIGIRYALNNLNPDYILLLNNDTVVDKEFLVQMLKISENNDKIGITGPKIYYYDEPNRIWFAKGKISWKFCRGLNTGHNEIDVGQHDHVTEVEYVSGCAFLIKKEVVDKIGLFDKRFFLYFEEIDLALKASKIGYKSFFVPGGKIWHKVSRSGGGIKGKVGLYYITRNRWLFMKKWAKKTDFLFFVIYQTIGAIIFPISLSIYYKNPKLFLAYYRGIYDGLTTIINDF; encoded by the coding sequence ATGAATTTAAAGCTGAGTATTATAATTTTAAACTGGAATGGTTGGCAAGATACAATCGAATGTTTAGAATCTGTCTTCCAAAACAATCATCCAAACTATAATGTTATTGTTGTAGATAATGATTCTAATGACGAATCAGTGCAAAAAATTAAAGAATATTGTAATGGAAAAATAAAAATCAAATCAACATTTTTTAGATATGATCCTAACAATAAGCCCTTAGAAATCTTAGAAACTGAACCTGATAATAATTTTCAAAGAAAAAAGATTGTTGAATCTTCATCCCCCACACTTTTTTTAATTAAAAATAATAAAAATGAAGGATTTGCCGAAGGAAATAATATTGGAATAAGATATGCCCTGAATAATTTGAATCCAGATTATATCTTACTTCTAAATAACGATACAGTGGTAGATAAAGAATTTTTAGTTCAAATGTTGAAGATCTCTGAAAACAATGATAAAATTGGAATCACAGGCCCAAAAATCTATTATTATGACGAACCAAACCGGATTTGGTTTGCAAAGGGCAAAATTTCATGGAAATTCTGTCGTGGACTTAACACTGGTCACAACGAAATTGATGTGGGACAACATGATCATGTTACAGAAGTGGAATATGTTAGTGGATGTGCATTTCTTATAAAAAAAGAAGTGGTTGACAAAATAGGGCTATTTGACAAAAGATTTTTTCTATACTTTGAAGAGATAGATTTGGCATTAAAAGCATCTAAAATTGGTTATAAAAGCTTTTTTGTGCCGGGGGGGAAAATTTGGCATAAAGTATCTAGATCTGGGGGTGGGATAAAGGGAAAGGTTGGATTATATTACATAACTAGAAATAGGTGGTTGTTCATGAAAAAATGGGCAAAAAAAACTGATTTTCTGTTTTTCGTTATTTATCAGACCATTGGGGCAATAATATTTCCTATATCTTTGAGTATTTATTACAAAAATCCTAAACTATTCTTAGCTTACTACAGGGGCATATATGATGGTCTTACTACAATAATCAACGATTTTTAA
- a CDS encoding glycosyltransferase family 2 protein translates to MNPNVTIIILNWNGWQDTIECLESVFQNDYPNYNVIVVDNDSKDDSVNRIKKYCSNRTNHTSRINCLDTKLSVYEEKDFNSINLDVEKEKNTNLIIFKNSENYGYAKGNNIGMKIALKVFNPDYILLLNNDTIVNKEFLKELIMAVKKHETVGIFAPKILNANNPNIIDSAGHIFRWGRIVDRGSEKVDKNQYDAKTEVIGAKGAACLYKREMLESWPI, encoded by the coding sequence ATGAACCCAAATGTTACTATTATAATTCTGAACTGGAATGGTTGGCAAGATACAATCGAATGTTTAGAATCTGTTTTCCAAAACGATTATCCCAACTATAACGTTATTGTTGTAGATAATGATTCTAAAGATGATTCAGTCAATAGAATAAAAAAATACTGCTCAAATAGAACTAATCACACCTCAAGGATCAATTGTCTTGATACTAAACTGTCAGTATATGAAGAAAAAGATTTTAATTCCATTAATCTGGATGTAGAAAAAGAAAAGAATACAAATTTAATTATTTTCAAAAATTCCGAAAATTATGGATACGCTAAAGGAAACAATATAGGAATGAAAATTGCATTAAAAGTTTTTAACCCAGATTACATCTTATTGTTGAATAACGATACTATTGTTAATAAAGAGTTCTTAAAAGAATTAATTATGGCTGTGAAAAAGCATGAAACTGTGGGAATATTTGCACCCAAAATATTAAACGCCAATAATCCCAACATAATTGATTCTGCGGGCCATATATTTAGGTGGGGAAGAATCGTTGATAGAGGTTCTGAAAAAGTTGATAAAAACCAATACGATGCTAAAACTGAAGTAATCGGTGCTAAAGGAGCTGCTTGTCTTTACAAACGCGAAATGCTAGAATCTTGGCCTATTTAA
- a CDS encoding flippase encodes MNTVQRIAKNVGMSGISQVFTSLLVFVFLIYIARYFGEAGFGVFSFALSFSALFVVFADIGISQFVIREIARDKKLTNEYITNISIIKVLLSFLTFALIILFINLMHYPPNVVYLVYIFGIYAILTSFSLFFMSIFQAFEKMEYVAFLTIIEKIIIVLFGFLVIFWGYGLDGLAYVYVLAGAINVIISFSLVLMKLSKPLPSVNFLLWKTITIKSIPFGLNTVASVLFFKIDTVLLSFMKDATVVGIYNAAYNPLLSFGTIISTMVVSAIYPVMSRYFISSRDSLETFTILISKYMIIIGFPVAMGCFVLANQFIELFYGGSYTNSVIAFQILAIFIPIRLVSSITGTLLTSINKQGIRTFGVTLAALFNIFLNIALIPSLSYVGASIVTVLSEIFLYFLYIIFISNYFKKLRLYNLFIKPLIASLIMGILVFYFREINLFLVILFAVLSYFIVLMVLRTFTKEDRFIFKQILGKFIN; translated from the coding sequence ATGAATACAGTCCAGAGAATAGCAAAAAATGTTGGGATGTCTGGAATATCACAAGTTTTCACTTCATTATTAGTATTTGTATTTTTGATTTATATTGCAAGATACTTTGGAGAAGCTGGTTTTGGTGTATTCAGCTTTGCACTCTCATTTTCAGCATTATTTGTTGTTTTTGCAGATATTGGAATCAGTCAATTTGTGATAAGAGAGATTGCAAGGGATAAAAAACTTACAAATGAATATATCACAAACATTTCAATAATAAAAGTTTTATTATCTTTTTTAACTTTTGCTCTGATTATATTATTCATTAATTTAATGCATTATCCTCCGAATGTAGTATATTTGGTCTATATTTTTGGTATTTATGCTATTTTAACATCTTTTAGCCTATTCTTCATGTCTATATTTCAAGCTTTTGAGAAAATGGAGTATGTAGCATTTTTAACAATTATTGAAAAGATCATAATCGTTTTATTTGGATTTTTGGTTATTTTTTGGGGTTATGGGTTAGATGGATTGGCATATGTTTATGTGTTGGCTGGTGCAATCAATGTTATAATTAGTTTTTCATTAGTTTTGATGAAACTTTCAAAACCACTACCCAGTGTAAATTTCTTGTTATGGAAGACAATCACTATAAAATCCATACCATTCGGTCTAAACACGGTTGCAAGTGTTCTTTTTTTTAAGATAGATACAGTTTTACTTTCTTTCATGAAGGATGCTACTGTTGTTGGAATTTATAATGCTGCCTATAATCCTTTACTTTCATTTGGAACTATCATATCAACTATGGTTGTATCTGCAATTTATCCTGTGATGTCCAGATATTTTATATCTTCTAGGGATTCTTTAGAAACTTTTACAATTTTAATCTCTAAATATATGATAATAATAGGATTTCCAGTAGCTATGGGATGTTTTGTACTTGCAAATCAGTTTATTGAATTATTTTATGGAGGTAGTTATACAAATTCAGTAATTGCATTTCAAATCTTAGCGATTTTTATCCCAATTAGGCTTGTGAGTAGCATAACAGGAACACTTTTGACTTCAATCAATAAACAAGGTATTCGTACTTTTGGTGTTACTCTGGCAGCACTTTTCAACATTTTTCTAAACATCGCTTTGATTCCTTCATTAAGTTATGTTGGCGCAAGCATTGTAACAGTGTTATCAGAAATCTTTTTATATTTTCTTTACATCATTTTCATTAGTAACTACTTCAAAAAACTTAGATTATACAATCTTTTTATAAAACCATTAATAGCTTCATTAATAATGGGTATCCTTGTGTTTTATTTTAGAGAAATCAATTTGTTTCTTGTAATACTCTTCGCAGTTTTATCTTATTTTATTGTTTTGATGGTCTTAAGGACCTTTACTAAAGAAGATAGATTCATTTTTAAACAGATTCTAGGGAAGTTTATCAATTAA
- a CDS encoding class I SAM-dependent methyltransferase has product MSKNHINEKISLSDFQLDAISNVFYHEKSHTIDYSDGVQNEVYVLNAIKNSGDISNHSSELIKWVKDWPSYYHLGTGRSNIFNVLDLSKNAKVLELGCGCGAITRYLGETFEKVDAVDGSPFRARITRERCKDLDNVNVYCSNFSNIKFSASYDIVTAIGVLEYAPIYYDKKLAPRDSCMYLLKQLKSALKTSGLLIVGIENKIGLKYWSGSPEDHTEKVFDSIQDYPDEGPITFSKREIESLLKDAGFSNISFLYCFPDYKFANTIISDRGDERDYYLHNWIEVPFKSQSIPRNYNFHEGLAIKTLSEAGLLKEFANSFLIIASKDNSKTLSQEWIIKKISVNRKDEFKCITTLNIDPMIVEKKRMMGTDKDIILETNGIKLKHKVGTRKWEKGNLMIFNVYKSLFKDNWKKEILDILKLYYNELTINYSEMVDDEGYPLLKETDIDYTIGNLIESHDNDLIFIDNEFEVDHIPADYVFYRCIKFNIVECNDYFLRKKIVNTDKFIIELIKYFFPKYNKKRHNRNKNLEESFQRLIDVGYPPISFDGFLLSLMQKSVQILPENVREYLKTIYLRLIE; this is encoded by the coding sequence ATGAGTAAAAATCATATTAATGAGAAAATTAGCTTGTCAGATTTTCAATTAGATGCCATAAGTAACGTTTTTTATCATGAAAAATCTCACACGATTGATTACTCTGATGGAGTCCAAAATGAGGTTTACGTTTTAAACGCCATAAAAAACTCTGGAGATATTAGTAATCATTCATCTGAACTTATAAAGTGGGTAAAAGATTGGCCTTCTTATTACCATTTAGGCACTGGTAGATCAAACATTTTTAATGTGTTGGATTTGTCCAAAAATGCTAAAGTGTTGGAGTTAGGATGTGGTTGTGGAGCCATTACACGATATCTTGGAGAAACATTTGAAAAAGTAGATGCTGTTGATGGAAGCCCATTTAGAGCACGAATCACACGTGAAAGATGCAAAGATTTGGATAATGTAAATGTGTATTGTTCTAATTTCAGTAACATTAAATTTAGTGCATCTTATGATATTGTAACAGCCATAGGTGTTTTAGAATATGCTCCAATATATTATGATAAAAAACTTGCTCCTAGAGATTCATGTATGTATTTGTTGAAACAATTAAAATCTGCTCTGAAAACATCCGGGCTTTTAATAGTAGGTATAGAAAATAAAATAGGACTTAAATATTGGAGTGGGAGTCCAGAAGATCATACCGAAAAAGTGTTTGATAGTATCCAGGATTATCCTGATGAAGGTCCAATAACATTTAGTAAAAGAGAAATTGAGTCTCTCTTAAAAGATGCAGGGTTTTCCAACATTTCATTTTTATATTGTTTTCCGGATTATAAATTTGCTAACACCATAATAAGCGATAGAGGTGATGAAAGAGATTATTATCTTCATAACTGGATAGAGGTACCATTTAAATCTCAAAGTATCCCAAGGAACTATAACTTTCATGAGGGTCTGGCAATTAAAACATTATCTGAAGCAGGATTATTAAAAGAATTTGCTAACTCTTTTTTGATTATTGCGAGTAAGGATAACTCTAAAACATTATCTCAGGAATGGATTATTAAAAAAATTTCTGTTAATCGGAAAGATGAATTTAAATGTATAACCACTTTAAATATAGATCCAATGATTGTTGAGAAAAAAAGGATGATGGGGACTGATAAAGATATCATTTTAGAAACTAATGGAATTAAACTAAAGCATAAAGTCGGCACTAGAAAGTGGGAAAAAGGAAATTTAATGATTTTCAATGTTTATAAATCTCTATTTAAAGATAATTGGAAAAAAGAAATATTAGATATATTGAAATTATATTACAATGAATTAACGATTAATTATTCGGAAATGGTTGATGATGAAGGTTATCCGCTTTTAAAGGAAACTGATATTGATTACACGATTGGTAATTTAATTGAATCGCATGATAATGATTTAATTTTCATCGACAATGAATTTGAAGTTGATCATATTCCCGCAGATTATGTTTTTTATAGGTGCATTAAGTTCAATATAGTAGAGTGTAATGATTATTTTTTAAGAAAAAAAATCGTTAATACTGACAAATTTATAATAGAATTGATTAAATACTTTTTCCCAAAATACAATAAAAAAAGACATAATAGAAATAAAAATTTAGAAGAATCTTTTCAGAGATTGATAGATGTGGGATACCCTCCAATCTCTTTTGATGGTTTTTTATTGTCTTTAATGCAGAAAAGTGTGCAGATATTACCAGAAAATGTTAGAGAATATTTAAAAACCATTTATTTGAGATTAATAGAATAA